In Patescibacteria group bacterium, a single window of DNA contains:
- the groL gene encoding chaperonin GroEL (60 kDa chaperone family; promotes refolding of misfolded polypeptides especially under stressful conditions; forms two stacked rings of heptamers to form a barrel-shaped 14mer; ends can be capped by GroES; misfolded proteins enter the barrel where they are refolded when GroES binds), producing the protein MAKQLKFGDEARKPLLNGIEIVAKAVVTTLGPKGRNVALDKKWGAPTIIHDGVSVAKDIELPDPFENMGAQIVKEAASKTNDAAGDGTTTSTLLAYVMSQQGLRNITAGANPMIVKRGMEKAVDAAVLALSKMAKPIKGKEEIAQVAKISAGDDEIGAKIAEALEKVGRDGVVTVEEGKGFEIEIDYKEGMEFDKGYASAYFATNADKMESEIDNPYILITDKKISNIEELLPFLEKFVKVSKNLVIIADDFEGQALATLIVNKLKGVINILAIKAPGFGDNRKSLLEDIAILTGGNVISEDTGRKFESVEVEDLGQAEKVWCDKDNSRIIGGKGSKKLIDARVNNIRTQIKESTSDFDREKLEERLAKLVGGVAVINVGAATEVELNEKKERVKDAVGATKAAVEEGIVPGGGVALLRAKSALATLRTENKDEETGVQIVRDALDQPLRWLIKNAGEDDGYIVKKIEESKEMDFGYDVLTGKFGSMLKMGILDPHKVTKSALTNAASVAEMVLTTECLVTDLPEEKKEPAMPAGMGGMDY; encoded by the coding sequence ATGGCGAAGCAATTAAAATTTGGAGATGAAGCACGAAAACCATTATTGAATGGTATTGAAATTGTGGCGAAAGCTGTTGTAACTACACTTGGGCCAAAGGGGCGAAACGTTGCGCTTGATAAAAAATGGGGAGCTCCAACAATTATTCATGATGGAGTTTCTGTTGCTAAAGATATTGAATTACCCGATCCATTTGAAAATATGGGTGCACAAATAGTAAAAGAAGCTGCGAGCAAAACAAACGATGCTGCAGGAGACGGAACAACAACTTCAACACTTCTTGCATATGTAATGAGCCAACAGGGCTTAAGAAATATTACAGCTGGAGCAAACCCAATGATTGTGAAACGGGGAATGGAAAAGGCAGTTGACGCTGCAGTTCTCGCCTTAAGTAAAATGGCAAAACCAATAAAAGGAAAAGAAGAAATTGCACAGGTTGCTAAAATTTCTGCAGGAGATGATGAAATTGGAGCAAAAATTGCTGAAGCACTTGAAAAAGTGGGGCGAGACGGCGTTGTTACAGTCGAAGAAGGAAAAGGATTTGAAATTGAAATAGATTACAAAGAAGGAATGGAGTTTGATAAAGGATATGCTTCAGCTTATTTTGCAACGAACGCTGACAAGATGGAGAGCGAAATTGATAATCCATACATTTTAATTACTGATAAGAAAATTTCTAATATTGAAGAACTATTGCCGTTTTTGGAAAAATTTGTAAAAGTTTCTAAAAATTTGGTAATTATTGCTGATGATTTTGAAGGACAAGCTTTGGCAACTTTAATTGTTAATAAACTTAAAGGAGTGATAAATATTCTTGCTATCAAAGCTCCTGGATTTGGAGATAATCGTAAATCACTTCTTGAAGACATTGCAATACTAACAGGCGGAAATGTAATTAGTGAAGATACCGGACGAAAGTTTGAGTCGGTAGAAGTCGAAGATTTAGGACAAGCTGAGAAAGTTTGGTGTGATAAGGATAATTCAAGAATTATTGGAGGAAAAGGAAGCAAAAAACTTATTGATGCAAGAGTAAATAATATTAGAACCCAAATTAAAGAAAGTACCTCTGATTTTGACCGAGAAAAGTTGGAAGAAAGACTTGCTAAGCTTGTTGGGGGAGTTGCTGTTATTAATGTCGGAGCTGCAACCGAAGTGGAACTTAATGAGAAAAAAGAGAGAGTGAAGGATGCAGTTGGGGCAACAAAGGCTGCAGTTGAAGAAGGGATCGTGCCGGGTGGTGGGGTCGCTTTGCTTCGCGCTAAAAGCGCGTTAGCTACACTGAGAACAGAAAACAAGGATGAAGAGACGGGAGTGCAAATTGTAAGAGATGCGCTTGACCAACCGCTTAGGTGGCTGATTAAAAATGCCGGTGAAGATGATGGATATATAGTTAAGAAGATTGAAGAATCTAAAGAAATGGATTTTGGATATGATGTTTTGACTGGAAAATTTGGATCAATGCTTAAAATGGGAATACTGGACCCACATAAAGTAACAAAATCTGCATTAACTAATGCAGCAAGTGTAGCTGAAATGGTTCTTACAACAGAATGCTTGGTAACAGACCTTCCTGAAGAGAAAAAAGAACCTGCAATGCCTGCGGGAATGGGCGGAATGGATTATTAA
- a CDS encoding co-chaperone GroES codes for MAKANTSKLNITPAPGYLLIEPQEVQTKTSGGIYLAENVNAEKPQKGKVLAVGEKDGKKESPAQKGDEVVYKKWGGNEYKHEGKEYTFIKFEDILAIIK; via the coding sequence ATGGCTAAAGCAAATACTTCAAAATTGAATATCACCCCTGCTCCAGGATATTTATTAATAGAACCGCAGGAAGTACAAACAAAAACTTCTGGAGGAATTTATTTAGCAGAAAATGTAAACGCAGAAAAACCACAAAAAGGAAAAGTACTTGCAGTTGGAGAAAAAGACGGCAAAAAAGAATCTCCTGCTCAAAAAGGAGACGAAGTTGTTTATAAAAAATGGGGAGGAAATGAATATAAACATGAAGGAAAAGAATATACTTTTATAAAGTTTGAGGATATACTAGCGATTATAAAGTAA
- a CDS encoding extracellular solute-binding protein, translated as MNEPNPTQPLQQPNPTVPVNQNIFTSGQNVQDPSTRGLAQDDKNRIIQNVAGPKSFGGKKILIALGAVVLILIILLIGKALFTKVNQNKNVTLTWWNTTLDQAAVNPIIQEFEQQNPNVTINFESQSQTDYRIRLANALQQGKGPDIFEIHNSWMPMFINSLSPSNTDFSNDFYAIVGSNFKVNNKFYAAPLSYDGIALFVNQDILQSYGKTAPKTWDDFVNLAQSLTLRDASGNITQAGAAIGTTSNIDYWQDIFATLALQNGVNLNQPNSTNGESALTFYTKFSNIYHVWDDTLPQSTLDFENGKLAMYFGKYTDAETIRKQFPNLHFEIVPVPQLPSDASTIPSVSYASYFADAVSKQSANSSMAWKFLQFLTTQQTLQELNKNEQQTRGYGIIYPRADMQNVQLTDQTASAFAYQASFAQSWYLADKTFDGDSGINSQVAKAYSDAIDAANGNSGGNGAIATAQTALQLILASYGLVAPVPSSTP; from the coding sequence ATGAATGAACCAAACCCAACACAACCACTTCAACAACCGAATCCTACTGTTCCAGTAAATCAAAATATCTTTACTTCTGGACAAAATGTGCAAGATCCTTCGACTCGTGGACTGGCTCAGGACGATAAGAATCGAATTATTCAAAATGTTGCTGGGCCAAAAAGTTTTGGAGGCAAGAAAATATTAATTGCACTTGGAGCTGTTGTTTTAATTTTAATTATTTTACTTATTGGAAAAGCTTTGTTTACAAAAGTTAACCAAAACAAAAATGTAACTTTAACCTGGTGGAATACGACTTTAGACCAAGCTGCAGTTAACCCAATTATTCAAGAATTTGAGCAGCAGAATCCGAACGTGACCATTAATTTTGAATCACAATCTCAAACTGATTATCGAATAAGACTTGCAAATGCTTTGCAGCAAGGGAAAGGACCGGACATTTTTGAAATACATAATAGCTGGATGCCAATGTTTATTAATAGTTTGAGTCCTTCAAATACTGATTTTAGTAATGATTTTTATGCAATAGTTGGAAGTAATTTTAAAGTTAATAATAAATTTTATGCGGCACCGCTTTCGTATGATGGAATTGCCCTTTTTGTAAATCAGGATATCTTACAATCTTATGGAAAGACTGCTCCCAAGACTTGGGATGATTTTGTAAATTTGGCGCAATCTTTAACACTAAGGGATGCAAGCGGGAATATTACACAAGCTGGTGCTGCTATCGGGACAACAAGTAATATTGATTATTGGCAGGATATATTTGCGACACTAGCACTCCAAAATGGAGTGAATCTTAATCAGCCAAATTCTACGAACGGAGAAAGTGCACTTACTTTTTATACTAAGTTTTCTAATATTTACCATGTTTGGGATGATACTTTGCCGCAATCAACACTTGATTTTGAAAACGGGAAACTTGCTATGTATTTTGGGAAATATACTGATGCTGAAACGATAAGAAAACAATTTCCAAATTTACATTTTGAAATAGTTCCAGTTCCACAACTTCCAAGCGATGCATCGACTATTCCAAGCGTTTCTTATGCGAGTTATTTTGCAGATGCAGTTTCTAAACAAAGTGCGAATTCTTCTATGGCATGGAAATTCTTGCAATTTTTGACTACGCAGCAAACTTTGCAAGAACTTAATAAAAATGAACAACAAACAAGGGGATATGGAATAATTTATCCGAGAGCTGATATGCAAAATGTACAATTAACTGATCAGACAGCTTCTGCATTTGCTTATCAAGCAAGCTTTGCACAAAGCTGGTACCTTGCTGATAAAACATTTGACGGAGATAGCGGAATAAATTCACAAGTAGCTAAAGCCTATTCGGATGCAATTGATGCTGCAAATGGAAATTCTGGAGGAAATGGTGCAATAGCAACTGCGCAGACAGCATTGCAGCTCATACTTGCTTCTTATGGATTAGTTGCTCCAGTGCCGTCTTCAACTCCTTGA
- a CDS encoding VanW family protein has translation MAKKKKPKTKILLPIFLGVITTLIILVISIVIFFSNRIYPNIYINSVNVSGKTFNEVNKIINPSLNIPVSLTLTYNGKVYQIDTSLLNLTIDKESTINKAYNVSKPQHLISLLTHKVNYPIEINYDQNVLQNNLDQIANSINIYPKNGVFTVSNGKVTAFQEDSNGQEMDVNKLQTEINNALQKNTTDPIVLEIPVNKMSAQIKTSDINNLGIKELIGSGTSHFAGSIATRVYNIGLAASRINNTLIAPGDIFSFDKTVGDISSLSGYKQAYIIQNGQTVLGDGGGVCQVSTTMFRAAMNTGLPITERHAHAYQVHYYEEDAPAGLDATIYSPTVDFKFKNDTGNYILIESDFDAKNEVLTFNFYGTSDGRVATISKPKLWGYSPAPDPLYTDDPDLPVGTIQQVDFAATGLKSQFDYTVTKDGNIINQQTFYSNYQPWQAKYLRGTKTS, from the coding sequence ATGGCTAAAAAAAAGAAACCGAAGACAAAAATCCTTCTTCCAATTTTCTTAGGAGTTATCACCACTCTTATCATTCTTGTAATTAGTATTGTTATTTTTTTCTCAAATCGCATTTATCCAAACATTTATATAAATAGTGTCAATGTATCTGGAAAAACATTTAATGAAGTAAATAAAATTATTAATCCCAGTTTAAACATTCCCGTCTCGCTTACATTAACTTACAACGGGAAAGTTTATCAGATTGATACATCTTTATTAAATCTTACTATAGACAAAGAGTCAACCATAAATAAAGCATATAACGTCAGCAAACCTCAACATTTGATCAGCTTGTTGACACATAAAGTAAATTATCCTATAGAAATAAACTACGATCAAAATGTTTTGCAAAACAATCTAGATCAGATCGCCAATTCCATTAATATCTATCCTAAAAATGGCGTCTTCACAGTTTCAAATGGCAAGGTGACAGCATTTCAGGAAGATTCAAATGGTCAGGAAATGGATGTCAATAAACTCCAAACTGAAATTAATAATGCTCTTCAAAAAAACACAACTGATCCAATTGTTTTAGAAATTCCTGTAAATAAGATGAGTGCTCAAATAAAAACTTCAGACATCAATAATTTAGGTATCAAAGAATTAATAGGAAGCGGTACTTCTCATTTCGCTGGTTCCATTGCAACTCGCGTTTACAATATTGGTCTTGCTGCAAGCAGAATTAATAATACTTTGATAGCTCCAGGCGATATTTTTTCATTTGATAAAACAGTCGGTGATATTTCTTCCCTTTCAGGTTATAAACAAGCATATATTATTCAAAATGGTCAAACAGTCTTAGGTGATGGCGGCGGAGTTTGCCAGGTTAGTACCACTATGTTCCGCGCGGCCATGAATACTGGTCTCCCAATTACAGAGCGCCATGCACACGCTTATCAAGTTCATTATTACGAAGAAGATGCTCCAGCTGGATTAGACGCTACTATTTATAGTCCCACAGTAGATTTCAAATTCAAAAACGACACCGGAAATTACATTTTAATCGAATCAGATTTTGATGCCAAAAATGAAGTCTTAACTTTCAATTTCTACGGCACTTCAGATGGCCGTGTTGCAACAATCAGTAAACCAAAACTTTGGGGATATTCGCCTGCTCCGGATCCTTTATATACCGACGACCCAGATTTGCCAGTAGGAACTATTCAGCAAGTAGATTTTGCAGCAACAGGTCTAAAATCTCAGTTTGACTATACTGTCACCAAAGATGGAAATATAATTAATCAACAAACTTTTTACAGCAATTACCAGCCCTGGCAGGCAAAATATCTTCGTGGCACAAAAACTTCTTAA
- the tsaD gene encoding tRNA (adenosine(37)-N6)-threonylcarbamoyltransferase complex transferase subunit TsaD: protein MKILSIETSCDETSAAIIEKDKNNNLKIISNIIASSSEMHALTDGVIPENAAREQIKSIIPVIEEAMKNHSSKDIDAIAVTVGPGLIGSLLVGVETAKTLSMLWNKPLIPVNHLLGHIYANFIDNSPQFPLLALVVSGGHTDLVLMKSHDNIKLIGSTRDDAAGEAFDKTARLLNLPYPGGPNLSKLAGKFIDKNPDVKLNFFPRPMINENNFDWSFSGLKTAVLREVQKEKNIDKEKLAAEVQEAIVDSLVIKTMHAAEKYKVNSLLIGGGVSANSRLRSKFSEECLRHSGKFKDLRLYVPEVVLCTDNAAAIGAAAFFQNKKVSWENVSANPELIITDLI from the coding sequence ATGAAAATCCTATCAATTGAAACCAGCTGTGATGAAACATCTGCAGCAATAATTGAAAAAGATAAAAATAATAATTTAAAAATTATTTCAAACATAATCGCAAGTTCTAGTGAAATGCACGCATTAACTGATGGAGTTATTCCTGAAAATGCGGCCCGCGAACAAATAAAAAGTATTATCCCTGTAATCGAAGAAGCAATGAAAAATCACTCTTCAAAAGATATCGATGCAATTGCAGTAACTGTTGGCCCTGGTTTAATTGGTTCTCTTTTAGTTGGCGTTGAAACAGCCAAAACTTTATCCATGCTTTGGAATAAGCCTCTTATTCCTGTGAATCATTTACTCGGCCATATCTACGCTAATTTTATAGACAATTCTCCCCAATTCCCTTTATTAGCTCTTGTTGTTTCAGGCGGTCATACTGATTTAGTTTTAATGAAATCTCACGACAATATTAAATTAATCGGATCCACTCGCGATGATGCAGCTGGCGAAGCTTTTGATAAAACTGCAAGATTACTCAATCTTCCTTACCCAGGTGGTCCTAATTTATCTAAACTCGCTGGAAAATTTATTGACAAAAATCCTGATGTAAAGTTAAATTTCTTTCCAAGACCAATGATTAACGAAAATAATTTTGACTGGTCTTTTTCAGGACTTAAAACTGCAGTTCTTCGCGAAGTACAAAAAGAAAAAAACATTGATAAAGAAAAATTAGCCGCCGAAGTCCAGGAAGCAATTGTCGATTCTCTTGTTATAAAAACTATGCATGCTGCAGAGAAATATAAAGTAAATTCTTTATTAATTGGCGGTGGTGTTTCAGCAAACTCACGACTAAGAAGCAAATTCAGTGAAGAATGCCTTCGGCATTCGGGTAAATTTAAAGACTTGCGTTTGTACGTTCCAGAAGTTGTTTTATGCACTGATAATGCCGCTGCAATAGGAGCCGCAGCATTTTTCCAAAATAAAAAAGTAAGTTGGGAAAATGTTTCAGCAAACCCTGAATTAATAATTACAGATTTGATATAA
- a CDS encoding valine--tRNA ligase: MDKTYNHKDHEEKIYSLWENSGAFKESKAEKKYTILMPPPNANASLHAGHAMYTVDDILVRWRRMQGFSALWIPGRDHAGFETQFVYEKNLAKEGKSRMDYDRKTLYENIFKFVEDNSGLIFKQMKRLGFSADWDRSVFTLDKKVVDYVYQTFIKMESEGLVYRDDYIVNFCVYDGTSLAELEVKHVDRIDPLYFIKYKLVDSSGFITVATTRPEPIFVDTHLAVNPKDKKNSKLIGKKVLNPLTDKVMEIISDDFVDPDFGTGIVKLTPAHDANDYAVAKKHGLPIIACIDTFGRIKENGGKYAGMKVKAAREEVLKDLKAKDLIDHIDEKYNHSVLTCYKCGRDLEPMTTPNWFIKVDSLKSKVKDIVEKEQVKFHPKRFKTHMLNWLNIMHDWPISRQIVWGIRIPVWYKVDENPELEVTFINKNGEKKFGKVTDFDFEEVEKGLQSVRANANSKYVVSIDKPEGKYLPETDTFDTWFSSGQWPLVTNPPDYPTDVLGTLSDILKFWVSRMIMFSLYLKNEIPFKDVYMWSMVADAKGVKMSKSKGNVINPLDLVDKYGADALRMSLMYGTPAGSKVILSDDKVRSMRNFSNKVWNAGRYLTSDFKKDDSDTKDKAFANTNNPKSEIEINNKKAKEKMQKNIKEITESLERFRLDKASEQVYAEFWHWFCDQLIEQEKQNWLSKDILKEIYLEFLKLLHPFMPFVTESIYQELFSKGKKDLLITSNWPK, translated from the coding sequence ATGGACAAAACCTACAACCACAAAGATCACGAAGAAAAAATTTATTCTCTCTGGGAAAACTCAGGTGCTTTTAAAGAATCAAAAGCAGAAAAAAAATATACCATATTAATGCCTCCTCCAAATGCAAACGCTTCTCTTCACGCAGGCCACGCAATGTATACAGTTGATGATATTTTAGTTAGATGGCGTCGTATGCAAGGATTTTCTGCTCTTTGGATTCCAGGTCGTGATCATGCAGGTTTTGAAACTCAATTTGTTTACGAAAAAAATCTGGCAAAAGAAGGAAAAAGCAGAATGGATTATGACAGAAAAACTTTATACGAAAATATTTTCAAATTTGTCGAAGACAATTCTGGTTTAATTTTTAAACAAATGAAACGTCTTGGTTTCTCAGCCGATTGGGATAGAAGTGTTTTTACTTTAGATAAAAAAGTTGTCGATTACGTTTATCAAACCTTTATCAAAATGGAGTCTGAAGGTTTAGTTTACAGAGATGATTACATAGTTAACTTCTGCGTTTATGATGGAACATCTCTTGCAGAGCTTGAAGTAAAGCATGTAGACAGAATTGACCCTCTTTATTTTATTAAATATAAATTAGTGGATAGCAGTGGATTTATAACTGTAGCGACAACTCGCCCTGAACCAATTTTTGTCGACACTCACCTTGCAGTAAATCCTAAAGATAAGAAAAATTCTAAATTAATCGGTAAAAAAGTTTTAAATCCCTTAACGGATAAAGTCATGGAAATTATTAGTGATGATTTCGTAGATCCAGATTTCGGAACCGGAATTGTAAAGTTAACTCCAGCCCATGATGCAAACGATTATGCCGTCGCCAAAAAGCATGGTCTTCCAATAATCGCATGTATCGATACTTTTGGCCGCATCAAAGAAAATGGTGGCAAATATGCAGGGATGAAAGTTAAAGCGGCCCGTGAAGAAGTTTTAAAAGATTTAAAAGCAAAAGATCTAATTGATCATATCGATGAAAAATATAATCACAGTGTTTTAACTTGTTATAAATGTGGTCGTGATTTAGAACCCATGACTACTCCAAATTGGTTCATTAAAGTAGACAGTTTAAAATCAAAGGTTAAAGACATCGTCGAAAAAGAACAGGTAAAATTTCATCCAAAAAGATTCAAAACCCACATGCTCAATTGGCTTAATATTATGCACGACTGGCCAATCAGCCGCCAAATTGTTTGGGGAATTAGAATTCCAGTTTGGTATAAAGTTGATGAAAACCCAGAATTAGAAGTTACTTTTATAAATAAAAACGGCGAGAAAAAATTTGGCAAAGTAACAGATTTTGATTTTGAAGAAGTTGAAAAAGGTCTACAGTCAGTTCGTGCTAATGCAAATTCAAAATATGTAGTTAGTATAGATAAGCCAGAAGGAAAATATCTGCCAGAAACCGATACTTTTGACACTTGGTTCTCTTCAGGCCAATGGCCATTAGTCACCAATCCACCTGATTATCCAACAGATGTTTTAGGAACTTTATCAGACATTTTAAAATTCTGGGTTTCTCGTATGATTATGTTTAGCTTATATCTTAAAAATGAAATTCCTTTTAAAGATGTTTATATGTGGTCAATGGTCGCAGATGCCAAAGGCGTCAAAATGAGCAAATCAAAAGGCAATGTTATTAATCCGTTAGACCTTGTAGACAAATACGGAGCTGATGCGCTTCGCATGTCTTTAATGTATGGAACACCCGCAGGAAGCAAAGTTATTTTATCTGACGACAAGGTCCGCTCAATGAGAAATTTTTCCAATAAAGTTTGGAATGCCGGTCGATATCTTACAAGTGATTTTAAAAAAGATGATTCAGACACTAAAGATAAAGCATTCGCAAATACCAATAATCCAAAATCAGAGATTGAAATTAATAACAAAAAAGCAAAAGAAAAAATGCAAAAAAATATAAAAGAAATTACTGAATCTCTAGAGAGATTTAGATTAGATAAAGCGTCTGAGCAAGTATATGCAGAGTTCTGGCATTGGTTTTGCGATCAATTAATAGAACAAGAAAAGCAAAATTGGTTAAGCAAAGATATATTAAAAGAAATATATCTGGAATTTCTTAAGCTTCTTCATCCTTTCATGCCATTTGTTACAGAAAGTATTTATCAGGAGCTTTTTTCAAAAGGCAAGAAAGATTTACTTATAACCTCAAATTGGCCTAAATAA
- a CDS encoding 50S ribosomal protein L25 gives MTKISLSATKRKELGRKARNLRKSGKVPANIYGKDVKSVSITVDEKEFRETFKKAGETAIVYLMVEKDERPVLVSNIQTHPATGDILHIDFKQVNLKEKVTAQIPVEVTGESPVEKSGEGTVVLLLQELEVEALPTDLPEKFEIKAEELTQVDQVVKVSGLKIDGTKVEVKEDPEAMVVKVEPPQKEEVIETPVAETPAEGETPVAAEGEAAPAEETKPEESKA, from the coding sequence ATGACAAAAATATCTCTTTCGGCAACTAAGCGAAAAGAACTTGGCCGAAAAGCCAGAAACCTTCGAAAGTCGGGAAAAGTTCCAGCAAACATCTACGGAAAGGACGTAAAAAGCGTTTCTATCACAGTTGATGAGAAGGAATTTAGAGAAACATTTAAAAAAGCAGGAGAAACTGCGATTGTTTATTTGATGGTCGAAAAGGATGAAAGACCAGTTTTGGTTTCAAATATTCAAACACATCCTGCAACCGGAGATATTCTTCATATCGATTTTAAGCAAGTTAATTTGAAAGAAAAAGTTACTGCACAAATTCCAGTTGAAGTTACTGGTGAATCCCCAGTTGAAAAGAGCGGAGAGGGAACAGTAGTTCTTCTTTTGCAGGAACTTGAAGTTGAAGCACTTCCAACTGACCTTCCAGAGAAATTTGAAATCAAAGCTGAAGAGTTGACTCAAGTTGACCAAGTTGTAAAAGTTTCAGGTCTTAAAATTGATGGCACAAAAGTTGAAGTTAAAGAAGATCCTGAGGCAATGGTTGTTAAAGTAGAACCACCACAGAAAGAAGAGGTAATTGAAACACCAGTTGCAGAAACTCCAGCCGAAGGAGAAACTCCAGTAGCGGCCGAAGGTGAAGCGGCTCCTGCAGAGGAAACTAAACCAGAAGAATCAAAGGCTTAA
- a CDS encoding DUF4012 domain-containing protein, with the protein MKDDLQLALIISDYKDLQEKLSENLSRKHLHTSYKQSLSLRDENLNNIVYLFLIVGFRDGSTSLTMTRLRAIFEDVQNLKPKSVLILPYGIENELINFAKENARNLKIKIIYLGEAEINDALIEKILHSFFGYNGENETVIGENRFKLVEKIEEIKEKLIEAQPDIVIRKILIPENKPIKVQRKRRKQNKIRSFGILIIIILWIIATPFLSLFISSFLLKNGVNEINNKDLNGANIYFETSKVFANIAGVGFTFSNNGKQIASDILKYDEIGIQAYKTILLGQRIFNEVNGNNDYDLKTQANQFYLNIDSLYSETAFLSASSNSKDFLPDTNLTNISFYLQSLRKLAKDLPNILGINGQKNYLVIVQDPNKLRPTGGYITNLIVYSFNNGRLINKNAINVDDVDSQLRGFVTPPDALKNYAGLASWNLANSNWDPDFSQASAKAEWFFNKETNQNIDGVIGITTDINNINFDNIISLLDSKNVQVFMNKTDDETTLVELNWDGGILANSFGIIDANVGNAGNNQIKENAVLNIKTNTNSNNYSLEIDYTNLSKDLVYKDDVRIIEGNNIQEKYFQLNPGKNTKLSFSWSLPKNNNLNLRKQPGVDNFPIQVVINNTTRYNIFLQHDKNISFGN; encoded by the coding sequence ATGAAAGATGATTTACAACTCGCGTTAATTATTTCAGATTATAAAGATTTACAAGAAAAACTTTCTGAAAATCTTTCCCGCAAACACTTACACACCTCTTATAAGCAGAGCTTGTCACTTCGTGATGAAAACTTAAATAATATTGTTTATCTTTTTTTAATTGTTGGTTTTAGAGATGGTTCGACTTCGCTCACCATGACACGCTTACGTGCCATTTTTGAAGATGTCCAAAATTTGAAGCCAAAGTCGGTGCTTATTTTACCGTATGGAATTGAAAATGAATTGATAAATTTTGCAAAAGAGAACGCAAGAAACTTAAAAATTAAAATAATTTATTTAGGAGAAGCAGAAATTAACGATGCATTGATTGAAAAAATATTGCATAGTTTTTTTGGATATAACGGAGAAAACGAAACTGTAATTGGAGAAAATAGATTTAAATTAGTTGAGAAAATTGAGGAAATTAAAGAAAAATTAATTGAAGCACAACCCGATATCGTTATAAGAAAAATTTTGATTCCTGAGAATAAACCAATTAAAGTTCAAAGGAAAAGAAGAAAGCAAAATAAGATTAGATCTTTCGGAATATTAATAATAATTATTTTGTGGATTATAGCTACGCCATTTTTATCTTTGTTTATATCATCTTTCTTATTAAAGAACGGTGTTAATGAAATTAATAATAAGGACTTAAACGGAGCAAATATTTATTTTGAAACTTCGAAGGTGTTTGCAAATATTGCTGGTGTTGGTTTTACGTTTTCAAATAACGGAAAACAGATTGCTAGCGATATTTTGAAATATGACGAAATTGGAATACAAGCTTATAAAACAATTTTATTAGGACAGAGGATTTTTAATGAAGTAAACGGAAATAACGATTATGATTTAAAGACACAAGCAAACCAGTTTTATTTAAATATTGATAGTCTTTATAGCGAAACTGCATTTTTATCTGCCTCCAGTAATTCTAAAGATTTTTTACCTGATACAAACCTTACGAATATTAGTTTTTATTTACAGAGTTTGCGTAAACTTGCAAAAGATTTACCAAACATACTTGGTATAAACGGACAGAAAAATTATTTGGTTATTGTGCAAGATCCAAATAAATTGCGACCAACTGGAGGATATATAACTAATTTGATAGTTTATAGTTTTAATAATGGGAGACTAATAAACAAAAATGCAATTAATGTCGATGATGTTGATTCACAACTACGTGGATTTGTAACTCCACCTGATGCATTAAAAAATTATGCAGGACTTGCTTCCTGGAACCTTGCAAATTCAAATTGGGATCCTGATTTTTCGCAAGCGTCCGCAAAAGCAGAATGGTTTTTTAATAAAGAAACAAATCAAAATATTGATGGAGTGATAGGAATAACAACGGATATTAATAATATTAATTTTGATAATATTATTTCTCTTTTAGATAGCAAAAATGTACAAGTATTTATGAATAAAACGGACGATGAAACAACACTAGTAGAACTTAATTGGGACGGGGGAATTTTGGCAAATTCTTTTGGAATAATTGATGCTAATGTAGGAAACGCAGGAAATAACCAGATTAAAGAGAATGCGGTACTAAATATTAAAACAAATACTAATAGTAATAATTACAGTTTGGAGATTGATTATACAAACCTTTCAAAAGATTTAGTTTATAAAGATGATGTCAGAATAATTGAAGGAAATAATATACAAGAGAAATATTTTCAATTAAATCCTGGAAAGAATACAAAATTGAGTTTCAGCTGGAGTTTGCCTAAAAATAATAATTTAAATTTGAGGAAACAGCCTGGAGTTGATAACTTTCCTATCCAGGTTGTAATTAATAATACTACAAGGTATAATATATTCTTACAACATGACAAAAATATCTCTTTCGGCAACTAA